The Candidatus Cloacimonadota bacterium nucleotide sequence CAAAGTGGTGATAATGAAATTTTAAAGAGAATGAATCGCGGTTATACTTCCGAACATTTTTATGATATTGTCAGGAAATTAAGGATCGCAATGCCGGAAATCGCCATCACTACTGATATTATTGCCGGATTTCCAGGAGAAACTGAAGAACAGTTCCAACGAACTTATGATTTGATGAAACAGATCGAATTCGATTATGCTTTCACTTTTAAATACTCTTCCAGAGAAGGAACAAAAGCAGCAGAATTTAGTAATCAAATCCCTGAAGAAATCCGTTTAGAAAGACTGCAGAAACTTATCGAATTACAACAAAAAATAACTACAAAAAAGTATCGTGATCAAATCGGGGAAAAAAAAGAAATTTATGTTGAAAAAGTGAGTAAAAAAAATCCTGATGAACTCTCCGGGAAAAGCAGGGATTTCAAAATAACTGTTTTCAAAGGAAATCAGTCATTGATCGGGAAATTCGTAAAAGTAAAAATAATCGATGCAGTAGGCTGGACATTGAAAGGCAGAATGCTTGAACAAGATTCGATTGAAATTTTATAAGTTATAAAGAAAATTTCTTTTACAAGAATTTGCTGTAAAACCTGATCGTTTTTATGATAATGCAATTTAAAGTGAGGTAAAAATGCCTGGTTATATTGTTTTTTATGATATTTATTTTCCTATTCGTCAAATCAGGAAGAAAAGAAAGTCTGAGTTTAAAACCTATCTTCGTTCTTTCGGTCCTCACATTAATCTTTCAAACAATTTGAAGATTATTAATTCCAAA carries:
- a CDS encoding TRAM domain-containing protein, with the protein product QSGDNEILKRMNRGYTSEHFYDIVRKLRIAMPEIAITTDIIAGFPGETEEQFQRTYDLMKQIEFDYAFTFKYSSREGTKAAEFSNQIPEEIRLERLQKLIELQQKITTKKYRDQIGEKKEIYVEKVSKKNPDELSGKSRDFKITVFKGNQSLIGKFVKVKIIDAVGWTLKGRMLEQDSIEIL